A genomic region of Methanobacterium sp. contains the following coding sequences:
- a CDS encoding Ig-like domain repeat protein — translation HTGNTNSQNLTITNTTSNNNSGYGALLHIRGNITITNNTLQNNGDWGVNLFGLDNPAVTLNNNNISGNANGLYLENIKEGNFQDNQLINNTGDDLYATADTNNTFTRLTIGLAHPTTMTITYINGIIVNGVEAVPADPTGWVNIGKYVDLQGLGSTELNLTMFYNATDVSNVYEDGLKICHYDGSNWSLVAGSGVNTVDQYVYANDINSFSTFAALAEKLSTTIELPDVTGYRNEDKTISATLKDSNGNTVAGREIKFFVNGAEVGSANTNASGVASIIYSLTETAGTYTLSASFAGDDAYNASANNTATLIVNKRPITLTVNNTSGINGQDVRLAARLTTEGVAVSGATIQFTVNGTNAGSATTGTDGWATLTYSIILTPGSYDIQAEFTETPYYLGNSTTGTLTVYKNNTNILVTDATGINGQNVQLQATLTNQNGTPLTGKTVNFTVNGAYVGSAVTVNNGVVTLTYIITQTPGIYIINAAFNGDNDYNASAEAGTLTVYKKATTLAVADVAGTKGHNVNLQATLTSQSTAVAGKTIQFTVNGANVGSAVADSNGVATLTHTITENQGTYTIGAIFTEDGDYNGTTGSGTLTVEDKTTNLAVPDVNGKNGSQVDLNATLTDRDGNPLTGQTIYFRVDGTLVGNADTNSNGIATVPYIIDLTGGTHTIQADFMGTENYQATTGTGELKVPLASLYITTSSSKNNPTVGEIIVLTFKVGNNGPDTAENVTFTLVIPEGMEFINATTDQGNFTYNATTRTITWNLGNVIGDPYLWANVKVINTGNYLLRPHLTTDTYDSSLDHDIQSLTLNVQAASQKSDVVVNGPTVGMQTTGAPIGLLLLVVLMLLGGIIVPKRK, via the coding sequence CACACAGGCAACACCAACAGCCAAAACCTAACCATAACTAACACCACATCAAACAACAATAGCGGATACGGAGCCCTCTTACACATAAGAGGCAACATCACAATAACCAACAACACACTACAAAACAACGGAGACTGGGGAGTAAATCTATTTGGACTAGACAACCCAGCCGTGACCCTAAACAACAACAATATAAGTGGAAATGCTAACGGACTGTATCTGGAAAATATTAAGGAAGGTAACTTCCAGGATAACCAGTTAATCAATAACACTGGTGATGACCTGTACGCCACTGCTGACACCAACAACACCTTTACCCGACTTACAATTGGCCTGGCTCATCCCACCACCATGACCATTACCTACATCAACGGTATCATAGTCAATGGTGTGGAAGCAGTACCAGCGGACCCAACAGGATGGGTGAATATTGGAAAATACGTGGACCTACAGGGACTGGGAAGTACTGAACTAAATCTGACCATGTTCTACAATGCAACCGATGTTTCCAATGTTTATGAAGACGGACTTAAAATCTGCCACTATGATGGTAGTAACTGGTCTCTAGTAGCTGGTAGCGGAGTTAACACCGTAGATCAATATGTCTATGCTAATGATATCAACTCCTTCAGCACATTTGCCGCATTAGCAGAGAAACTATCCACCACCATAGAACTTCCAGATGTCACAGGATACCGAAACGAAGATAAAACAATTTCAGCCACACTTAAAGATTCCAATGGAAACACTGTGGCAGGTAGAGAAATCAAATTCTTCGTTAACGGTGCAGAAGTGGGCAGTGCCAATACCAATGCTTCAGGTGTGGCCAGTATAATCTACAGTTTAACTGAAACTGCAGGAACCTACACTTTAAGTGCAAGTTTTGCTGGAGATGATGCTTACAATGCATCAGCCAACAATACAGCCACTTTAATTGTGAACAAAAGACCCATCACCTTAACAGTGAACAATACTAGTGGTATTAACGGTCAGGATGTTCGACTGGCAGCCAGATTAACCACTGAAGGCGTTGCTGTATCTGGTGCAACCATCCAATTCACAGTAAACGGAACAAACGCAGGTAGCGCAACCACCGGAACTGATGGATGGGCAACATTAACCTACAGTATAATCCTAACACCTGGTAGTTATGATATACAAGCTGAATTCACAGAAACACCATACTACTTGGGTAACAGTACTACTGGAACCTTAACAGTCTACAAAAACAACACCAACATATTGGTAACAGATGCTACTGGCATTAACGGTCAAAACGTCCAACTACAAGCCACATTAACCAACCAAAACGGAACACCACTCACCGGTAAAACAGTTAACTTCACAGTCAACGGAGCATACGTAGGCAGTGCAGTAACCGTAAACAACGGTGTAGTCACACTAACATACATCATAACACAAACACCGGGTATTTATATCATTAACGCCGCTTTTAACGGTGATAATGATTATAACGCCAGTGCAGAGGCCGGAACACTGACTGTGTATAAAAAAGCAACCACTCTTGCTGTTGCAGATGTTGCTGGAACTAAAGGTCATAATGTAAACCTACAAGCAACATTAACCAGTCAGAGTACTGCTGTTGCAGGTAAAACCATCCAATTCACAGTAAACGGAGCAAATGTGGGTAGTGCAGTAGCTGATTCCAATGGTGTAGCCACTCTAACCCATACCATAACAGAAAACCAGGGAACGTACACCATAGGAGCTATTTTCACTGAAGATGGTGACTATAACGGTACAACCGGAAGTGGAACACTAACTGTGGAGGATAAAACCACTAACTTAGCAGTTCCTGATGTTAACGGTAAAAACGGTTCACAAGTGGATCTCAATGCTACCCTCACTGACAGGGATGGCAACCCCTTAACCGGTCAAACCATTTACTTCCGAGTAGATGGAACCTTAGTGGGCAATGCTGACACCAACAGTAATGGAATAGCCACCGTACCTTACATTATAGACCTGACCGGTGGAACACATACCATCCAGGCTGACTTCATGGGAACTGAGAATTATCAGGCAACAACTGGTACTGGAGAGTTAAAAGTGCCTTTAGCCAGTCTGTACATCACAACCAGTAGTAGTAAGAATAACCCTACTGTGGGAGAGATCATAGTTCTCACTTTCAAAGTGGGAAATAATGGTCCGGACACAGCTGAAAACGTGACCTTCACCCTGGTAATACCTGAAGGCATGGAATTCATCAACGCCACCACAGACCAGGGCAATTTCACCTACAACGCCACTACCAGAACCATTACTTGGAATCTGGGAAATGTTATAGGAGACCCTTACCTCTGGGCCAATGTAAAAGTCATCAACACTGGAAACTATCTCCTAAGACCACACCTTACAACTGATACCTATGACTCCAGCCTAGACCATGACATACAATCCTTAACTCTAAATGTCCAGGCAGCATCACAAAAGTCAGATGTAGTGGTTAACGGTCCAACTGTGGGTATGCAAACCACTGGTGCGCCAATTGGATTACTGTTACTCGTAGTTCTGATGTTATTAGGTGGAATTATAGTTCCAAAAAGGAAATAA
- a CDS encoding carboxypeptidase regulatory-like domain-containing protein: protein MKKQILYTFTILVIAVCLIGAVSAETADENVSSISENTINDSTTTIVDTEEPTPDVTITGEVQKCSDGNPFPGVTVTVTSSEETISTTTNADGTYSLNFKSSLTNFKVTASAPGHQTSTQEVIVLPGEDNIYHGTANFKLGMDTVYVTTAGNDGTGEGTQANPYKTIGKGITEVNPDGTVNVADGTYYEHLVIDKNLNLVGQSQENTILDGSNTGRSLTINTGATVNISLFTIQNGVSSFSGGAIDNYGTVTVNSNTFINNSAQYGGAIFNAYGSTLNVIESTFIDNRGFFGGGAIYDAEGTSTVIGSTFTNNLADYGGAIYTYGTVTVSDSTFTGNNATTYGGAIYNFYGYDYDATLNVTESTFNGNTAPFGGAIFNYATLNVSDSIFTGNTATYGGGIVNGYGTVTVSGSTISGNTAQAGGGIYNYGGTVNANFNRIVNNSPTAIHSDGSADARYNWWGSNNPNFATLIVGNVDYNPWLYMTFQADPTIIQQGETSTLTANFNNAFDGEIVTPLNPADGHLPDGTLVTFSTDLGQVGSQSVDKPTVDGLATATLTGTESGIANVSAMLDDEILTGNVEVETDPCANVTITKTGNGPLNVGDTGTFTVSLHNSGPDAAHNVTVTDVDVPSGWTVTPSVGSWDSATNTWNVGTLNNGADATLTISGLITTAMAGTSITNTVTETQDELNQESQTATASITVNPMANVTITKTGNGPLNVGDTGTFTVSLHNSGPDAAHNVSVTDVEVPAGWTVTPSMGSWDSATNTWNVGTLQNNADATLTISGIINVAMAGTTITNTATETQDEPNQESQTATASITVNPVTYKADLYINSWSSNNNPLVGEIYTITFKLGNRGPNTAENVVLTLPLPDGVEFVDVNVDQGTTIYDPATRTITWTLGDVVVGDPYAWVRVRSLNVGSFIFRPTLTTDTDDPNIESSIQAVTVNIQAAGGSSETVHAQTVGMQKTGTPMTGIVLAILMVLGGFISTRKKQ, encoded by the coding sequence ATGAAAAAACAAATCCTATATACGTTTACAATCCTAGTCATTGCAGTTTGTTTAATTGGAGCAGTTTCAGCAGAAACTGCAGACGAAAACGTTTCATCCATATCAGAAAATACTATAAATGATTCAACTACTACTATTGTAGATACTGAGGAACCCACACCGGATGTTACTATCACTGGTGAAGTTCAGAAGTGTTCTGATGGAAATCCATTCCCTGGAGTAACCGTTACTGTTACCAGTAGCGAAGAAACCATTTCAACCACTACAAACGCCGACGGTACATACTCATTGAACTTTAAAAGTAGTTTAACTAATTTTAAAGTCACAGCCAGCGCACCAGGACATCAAACATCCACGCAAGAAGTAATTGTACTTCCTGGTGAAGATAATATCTACCATGGAACTGCCAACTTCAAATTAGGAATGGACACAGTTTACGTCACCACAGCCGGAAATGATGGTACTGGAGAAGGTACACAAGCTAACCCTTACAAAACCATTGGAAAAGGAATAACCGAAGTAAATCCAGATGGAACAGTAAATGTGGCTGATGGGACTTATTATGAACATTTAGTCATTGATAAAAACTTGAATCTGGTAGGCCAAAGCCAGGAGAATACCATCCTCGATGGATCTAACACAGGACGATCCCTAACCATTAATACTGGGGCCACAGTGAATATCAGTTTATTTACCATACAAAATGGAGTCTCAAGTTTTAGTGGGGGTGCTATCGACAATTATGGTACTGTGACTGTAAATAGCAATACTTTCATAAACAACTCCGCACAGTATGGTGGTGCCATCTTCAATGCTTATGGATCCACTTTGAATGTAATAGAGAGCACTTTCATCGACAACAGGGGATTTTTTGGTGGTGGTGCTATCTATGATGCTGAAGGTACCAGTACCGTGATTGGTAGTACGTTCACTAATAATTTAGCAGATTATGGTGGGGCTATCTACACCTATGGTACTGTAACTGTAAGTGATAGTACTTTCACAGGTAACAACGCTACTACTTATGGGGGTGCTATCTACAATTTTTATGGCTACGATTACGATGCTACTCTAAATGTAACTGAAAGTACTTTCAATGGTAATACCGCACCTTTTGGTGGTGCTATCTTCAATTATGCTACTTTAAATGTAAGTGATAGTATTTTCACCGGTAACACTGCCACTTATGGTGGTGGAATAGTAAATGGGTATGGTACGGTTACTGTATCTGGTTCTACTATTAGTGGTAATACCGCCCAGGCTGGTGGTGGAATCTACAACTATGGTGGTACTGTGAATGCGAATTTCAACCGTATTGTAAATAATTCACCTACAGCCATACACAGTGATGGATCTGCTGATGCCAGGTATAACTGGTGGGGATCCAATAATCCTAACTTTGCTACTTTAATTGTTGGCAATGTGGATTACAATCCATGGTTATACATGACCTTCCAGGCTGATCCAACCATCATCCAGCAGGGTGAAACTTCAACCTTAACTGCTAACTTCAACAATGCATTTGACGGAGAAATAGTAACTCCTCTAAATCCAGCAGATGGACATTTACCTGATGGTACTCTAGTGACTTTCAGCACTGATCTGGGTCAAGTGGGCAGTCAATCCGTTGATAAGCCCACTGTGGATGGTTTGGCTACTGCTACACTGACTGGAACAGAGTCAGGCATTGCTAATGTGTCTGCTATGCTTGATGATGAAATCTTAACTGGTAATGTTGAGGTTGAGACTGATCCGTGTGCCAATGTGACTATCACTAAGACAGGGAATGGTCCATTAAATGTGGGGGATACTGGTACTTTTACAGTTTCTCTGCATAATAGTGGGCCTGATGCTGCTCATAATGTGACAGTTACAGATGTGGATGTTCCAAGTGGTTGGACTGTGACTCCTTCCGTGGGATCATGGGATTCAGCTACCAATACCTGGAATGTGGGAACACTCAATAATGGTGCTGATGCAACACTGACCATCAGTGGATTAATTACCACTGCAATGGCTGGAACTAGCATCACCAACACGGTTACTGAAACTCAGGATGAACTGAACCAGGAATCACAGACTGCAACAGCCAGCATCACAGTTAATCCTATGGCTAATGTGACTATCACTAAGACAGGGAATGGTCCATTAAATGTGGGGGATACTGGTACTTTTACAGTTTCTCTGCATAATAGTGGGCCTGATGCTGCTCATAATGTGTCAGTTACTGATGTGGAAGTTCCTGCTGGTTGGACTGTGACTCCTTCTATGGGATCATGGGATTCAGCTACCAATACCTGGAATGTGGGAACACTCCAAAACAATGCTGATGCAACCTTGACCATCAGTGGAATTATTAACGTTGCAATGGCTGGGACTACCATCACCAACACAGCAACAGAAACTCAGGATGAACCCAATCAGGAATCACAGACTGCAACAGCCAGTATCACAGTTAACCCTGTAACTTATAAGGCTGATCTGTACATCAACAGTTGGTCCAGTAACAATAACCCCCTTGTGGGTGAAATATACACCATTACCTTTAAATTAGGTAATAGGGGACCTAACACAGCAGAAAACGTGGTTTTAACTTTACCGCTGCCTGATGGTGTGGAATTTGTTGATGTGAATGTGGATCAGGGAACAACTATCTACGACCCAGCAACCCGGACCATTACCTGGACCTTGGGTGATGTGGTTGTAGGAGATCCCTATGCTTGGGTTCGTGTGAGATCACTGAACGTGGGAAGTTTCATCTTCCGACCAACACTCACCACAGACACCGATGATCCTAACATTGAAAGCAGCATCCAAGCAGTGACTGTAAATATCCAGGCAGCTGGCGGATCATCTGAAACCGTGCATGCTCAGACTGTGGGAATGCAGAAAACAGGAACACCAATGACCGGAATAGTTCTAGCTATTCTGATGGTACTCGGTGGATTTATCAGCACCCGAAAAAAACAATAA
- a CDS encoding ATP-binding protein has product METEYYHDIRMQKLFQLLEEPKSLDEIDLSKGFIQNLILKIINTYGNIKVQQIHEITGLHIDLLEQCLKPMEKQDLAAQTGGGFLFASVEYTIKKQGHLKAAQLMEENPYIGMAPVTYDDYFKIMGVQLQGRYPLRIPHEVVEKAFRDVVGMAYPKKVLTEAAIGGKGFFIYGPPGTGKTFLTSKMSEILPPLIIPRYIEFSGNIIQLLDPDFHKLRPEQPGDPRWVKIYAPFVFTGSELSTEKMETLYDPNKGVYETSPIIKANGGVLLLDDLGRQKEDPNVLLNRMIVPLENKKDVIYVKGAPVIVHTHFIPALSTNLEITIIDEAHLRRAPLHVYLDVPSSDEIVEVFKRNLDLLNEDYGEDVLERFRKVYIPEMQGGESLKPTFAHARDIAQIAQAIRIRRGEEKMTVEILEEALNQHILVSMQRKYTPELFERIITQGSKPHQ; this is encoded by the coding sequence ATGGAAACAGAATATTATCACGATATCCGGATGCAAAAACTATTCCAGTTACTGGAAGAACCCAAATCACTGGATGAAATAGATTTATCCAAGGGATTCATACAGAACCTGATCCTGAAGATCATTAACACCTACGGGAATATAAAAGTACAGCAGATACACGAAATCACCGGACTACACATTGATCTACTGGAACAATGTCTGAAACCAATGGAAAAACAAGATCTGGCAGCCCAGACCGGCGGGGGGTTCCTTTTTGCCAGTGTGGAATACACCATAAAGAAACAGGGCCACCTGAAAGCAGCCCAGTTAATGGAGGAAAACCCCTACATTGGAATGGCACCGGTAACCTATGATGATTACTTCAAGATCATGGGAGTCCAGCTCCAGGGAAGATACCCCCTCAGAATACCCCATGAGGTTGTGGAAAAAGCTTTCCGGGATGTGGTGGGAATGGCCTACCCTAAAAAGGTTCTCACAGAAGCTGCTATTGGGGGTAAAGGATTCTTCATCTACGGACCACCAGGAACTGGTAAAACATTCCTCACCAGCAAAATGTCGGAGATATTACCACCCCTCATCATACCACGCTACATCGAGTTCAGTGGTAACATAATACAACTACTGGACCCTGACTTCCACAAACTGCGCCCGGAACAACCCGGAGACCCTCGCTGGGTGAAGATCTACGCACCATTCGTATTCACCGGCTCAGAACTAAGCACTGAAAAAATGGAAACACTGTACGACCCCAACAAGGGTGTCTATGAAACATCACCCATAATAAAGGCCAACGGGGGAGTTCTCTTATTGGACGACCTGGGAAGGCAGAAGGAAGACCCCAACGTACTCCTTAACCGGATGATCGTACCCTTAGAGAACAAGAAGGATGTGATCTATGTGAAAGGGGCTCCGGTAATTGTGCACACCCACTTCATACCTGCCCTGTCCACCAACCTGGAGATCACCATCATCGATGAAGCCCACCTCCGCCGAGCACCTCTACATGTCTATCTGGACGTTCCAAGTTCCGATGAGATTGTGGAGGTCTTTAAACGTAACCTGGACCTCTTAAATGAGGACTATGGTGAGGATGTTCTGGAACGATTCCGAAAAGTTTACATTCCCGAGATGCAGGGAGGGGAAAGCTTAAAACCCACCTTTGCCCATGCCAGGGACATTGCTCAGATAGCCCAGGCCATACGTATCCGGAGGGGAGAAGAAAAAATGACCGTAGAAATATTGGAGGAAGCATTAAACCAGCATATTCTAGTATCCATGCAGCGCAAATACACCCCAGAACTCTTTGAAAGAATCATTACTCAGGGAAGCAAACCACACCAGTAA
- a CDS encoding adenylosuccinate synthetase — MTCNILVGGGWGDEGKGKCITYLCYQDKPEIIARAGVGPNAGHSVEFNGEKYGLRMIPSGFVHTGARLLIGAGVLVDPRVFHHELDYLNKYKVKGRTFADYRCAIIEEEHKEQDKGSDHLYKKIGSTGTGCGPANRDRALRTIKLAGDIESMEGYTADVPLEVNTALDEGRDVFIEGSQGFGLSLYYGTYPFVTSKDTTASSAAADIGVGPTRIDDVIVVFKSYITRVGEGPFPSEITQDAAEEMDIEEYGTVTGRRRRVGLFDMDLARESCMINGATQIALTCVDRLYPSCERVTEYSDLSGEVKKFVQEIQDETKVPVTIISTGPDLTDTIDLRDELM; from the coding sequence ATGACATGCAACATTTTAGTAGGCGGAGGCTGGGGAGACGAAGGTAAGGGTAAGTGTATTACCTACCTTTGCTACCAGGACAAACCGGAAATCATTGCCCGGGCCGGAGTAGGGCCCAACGCAGGCCATTCGGTGGAATTTAACGGAGAAAAATACGGACTGCGGATGATCCCATCAGGATTTGTCCACACAGGAGCAAGACTCCTCATAGGGGCCGGTGTACTGGTTGACCCAAGGGTCTTCCATCACGAACTGGACTACCTCAACAAATACAAGGTTAAAGGACGTACCTTCGCTGATTATCGCTGTGCCATCATTGAAGAAGAACACAAAGAACAGGACAAAGGCTCAGACCACCTGTACAAAAAGATTGGAAGTACCGGGACTGGATGCGGACCAGCCAACCGTGACCGGGCACTGCGAACCATTAAACTGGCCGGGGACATTGAATCCATGGAAGGATACACCGCCGATGTGCCACTGGAAGTTAACACTGCCCTGGATGAAGGACGGGATGTTTTTATTGAAGGATCACAAGGATTCGGATTATCACTTTATTATGGGACTTATCCCTTTGTAACCAGTAAGGACACCACTGCATCTAGTGCAGCCGCTGATATTGGTGTAGGACCCACTCGTATTGATGATGTTATTGTTGTTTTCAAATCCTACATAACCCGTGTTGGAGAAGGACCATTCCCATCTGAAATCACCCAGGATGCAGCCGAAGAAATGGACATAGAAGAATACGGAACAGTCACCGGCCGTAGGAGAAGAGTCGGACTCTTCGACATGGATCTCGCCCGTGAATCCTGCATGATCAACGGAGCCACCCAGATAGCATTAACCTGTGTGGACCGATTATACCCCTCCTGTGAACGGGTAACTGAATATTCTGACCTATCAGGAGAAGTCAAAAAATTTGTGCAAGAAATCCAGGACGAAACCAAAGTACCAGTAACCATAATCAGCACTGGACCTGACCTGACTGATACCATCGACCTCAGGGACGAATTAATGTAA
- a CDS encoding TIGR04076 family protein yields MLEITVHEIRGNCPVYKQGDRMVFKDPEIVLDKTDALCTHALSTILHYTTILEHDWIPLTLGLTREGDEEHAYLQCVDPGKPYTDGGTVIFKCRKLEE; encoded by the coding sequence ATGCTGGAGATAACTGTCCATGAAATACGTGGTAACTGTCCTGTTTACAAACAGGGAGACCGTATGGTTTTCAAGGATCCGGAAATAGTCCTGGATAAAACCGATGCACTCTGCACCCATGCACTATCCACCATCCTGCACTACACCACCATTTTAGAACATGACTGGATACCCCTAACTCTGGGACTAACCCGGGAAGGGGATGAAGAACATGCCTACCTGCAATGCGTTGATCCTGGAAAACCCTACACTGATGGGGGTACAGTTATCTTCAAATGCAGAAAACTGGAGGAATAA
- a CDS encoding DUF166 family protein: MKIYLLISGKYGSRVVNNLAEHGMASNIVGMEEFPQDLPEFIEDFTSYIPKNLPPADLIIAVGLSGDINMIVPQVALETGAKSAIIPVYDPQQMPPGLQQEIVESAPGVTIVFPKPFCSLEVMGDPYIDQFAIKFGKPQLSIQADKYIKKVEVLRGAPCGSTNFIAKALWSMPVDDAELEATHKLHNYPCNASTSTDPAVGDTSMHLASYQIKEAVKRGLGFATKSAVVNPKNCDAQKCQEECLKSCPQVLIGLDTITLNEDQKAVIDPATCGYCEICIKECPLDAIEIKSGRFELEGK, translated from the coding sequence ATGAAAATTTACCTTCTAATATCTGGTAAGTACGGTAGCAGGGTGGTTAACAATCTGGCTGAACACGGAATGGCCAGTAACATAGTGGGAATGGAAGAATTCCCCCAGGATCTACCGGAATTCATAGAGGATTTCACCAGTTACATTCCCAAAAATTTACCCCCAGCAGATCTCATCATTGCAGTGGGACTATCAGGGGATATTAACATGATCGTCCCCCAGGTAGCCCTGGAAACTGGTGCGAAATCCGCAATAATACCGGTGTACGATCCCCAGCAGATGCCCCCTGGACTGCAGCAGGAGATCGTAGAATCTGCCCCTGGTGTGACCATTGTATTCCCCAAACCATTCTGTTCCCTGGAAGTGATGGGAGACCCTTACATCGACCAGTTCGCCATTAAGTTCGGCAAACCTCAGCTATCCATCCAGGCAGATAAGTACATCAAAAAGGTTGAAGTTCTAAGGGGAGCTCCCTGCGGATCAACCAATTTCATTGCCAAAGCCCTGTGGAGCATGCCTGTAGACGATGCGGAACTGGAAGCCACCCATAAACTACACAACTATCCCTGCAATGCCAGCACCAGCACCGACCCTGCTGTGGGTGACACCAGCATGCACCTGGCCAGCTACCAGATAAAAGAAGCAGTTAAAAGGGGCCTGGGATTTGCCACCAAATCAGCAGTGGTGAACCCTAAAAATTGTGATGCCCAAAAATGCCAGGAAGAATGCCTTAAAAGCTGCCCCCAGGTACTCATCGGACTGGACACCATAACCCTTAATGAAGATCAAAAGGCAGTTATTGACCCTGCCACCTGTGGGTACTGTGAAATATGCATAAAAGAATGTCCACTGGATGCTATTGAAATAAAAAGTGGAAGGTTTGAACTGGAAGGGAAGTAA
- a CDS encoding MarR family transcriptional regulator, with the protein MDNKEKVIKAFKDSEEPLNATKVSQISGVEKKEVDKIMKELKKDETIISPKRCYWALKE; encoded by the coding sequence ATGGATAATAAAGAAAAGGTGATTAAAGCTTTCAAAGACTCTGAAGAACCTTTAAACGCCACCAAAGTCAGCCAAATATCTGGTGTGGAGAAAAAAGAAGTCGATAAGATCATGAAAGAACTTAAAAAAGACGAAACTATCATCTCTCCCAAAAGGTGCTACTGGGCTTTAAAGGAATAG
- a CDS encoding DUF166 family protein, which yields MKLYIISSGKYGSRIVNSLAEMGLASSMVGLEEIPEDLPEFIDDFEQYVPKSIPTADLILAVGLYGDINMVVPIIARKSGAKSVIIPIHDPTQVPPGLQREIEESAPEVKIVFPKPFCSLEPVGDTFIDKFAREFGKPKMEIDADGLVKKVKVLRTAPCGSTHYIAENIEGLPIEEAELEAGNKLHNYPCNASMTTDPVVGDTMLHLAGYQVKEAVRRALGFAMKSAVVDHETCEADECQHECIKHCPQVQIGLDTVTLNENEQAVIDPASCGCCEICIQECPYGSIEMEEKKFTLE from the coding sequence ATGAAACTTTACATCATAAGTTCGGGGAAGTATGGCAGTCGTATTGTCAACAGTCTGGCAGAAATGGGACTGGCCAGTAGCATGGTGGGGTTAGAAGAGATTCCGGAGGACCTTCCGGAGTTCATTGATGATTTTGAACAATACGTACCCAAATCCATTCCCACTGCGGATCTCATCCTGGCAGTGGGGCTCTACGGTGATATTAACATGGTGGTACCCATCATCGCCCGGAAAAGCGGTGCAAAATCAGTGATCATACCAATCCACGACCCTACACAGGTACCACCAGGCCTGCAGCGGGAGATTGAAGAATCTGCCCCTGAAGTTAAAATCGTATTCCCCAAACCATTCTGTTCCCTGGAACCGGTGGGAGACACCTTCATTGACAAGTTCGCCCGTGAGTTCGGCAAGCCCAAAATGGAAATAGATGCAGATGGTCTTGTTAAGAAGGTGAAGGTACTCAGAACTGCGCCCTGTGGCAGCACCCACTACATAGCTGAGAACATTGAAGGCCTGCCCATTGAGGAAGCAGAGCTGGAAGCAGGTAATAAACTACACAACTATCCCTGCAATGCCAGCATGACCACCGATCCTGTGGTGGGAGATACCATGCTCCACCTGGCTGGATACCAGGTTAAAGAGGCAGTCCGCAGGGCCCTGGGATTTGCCATGAAATCAGCAGTGGTGGATCATGAAACCTGTGAAGCCGATGAATGCCAGCACGAGTGTATCAAACACTGCCCCCAGGTACAGATTGGACTGGACACAGTCACCTTAAATGAGAATGAACAGGCAGTGATTGACCCGGCCAGCTGTGGCTGCTGTGAGATATGCATACAGGAATGCCCCTATGGATCCATAGAAATGGAAGAAAAGAAATTCACACTGGAGTAA